The following proteins are encoded in a genomic region of Myxosarcina sp. GI1:
- a CDS encoding four helix bundle protein, whose amino-acid sequence MSDEKQKIQERTLSFAVRIVKLCKFLEEQSGVTRILYKQLIRSGTSIGANVREAQSAQSDRDFLHKLEIALKETRETEYWLIILVRADLIKERRIKLLQQECEEIIKILVAITKKIKQKIKKS is encoded by the coding sequence ATGAGTGATGAGAAGCAGAAAATTCAGGAGAGAACGCTAAGTTTTGCGGTCCGAATTGTCAAGCTTTGTAAGTTTTTGGAAGAACAGAGTGGTGTAACAAGGATTTTATACAAGCAATTAATTCGAAGTGGTACTTCCATCGGAGCGAACGTTCGAGAGGCTCAATCTGCTCAATCGGATCGAGATTTTCTGCACAAACTAGAAATTGCTTTAAAGGAAACTAGAGAAACTGAATATTGGTTAATTATTCTAGTCAGAGCAGATTTGATAAAAGAACGAAGAATCAAATTACTCCAACAAGAATGCGAGGAGATTATCAAAATTTTAGTTGCCATAACTAAAAAAATCAAACAAAAAATTAAGAAGAGCTAG
- a CDS encoding SulP family inorganic anion transporter, with translation MSITNRIHFRNVKGDLFGGVTAAVIALPMALTFGVASGAGASAGLWGAILVGFFAALFGGTPTLISEPTGPMTVVLTSVIASLTAANPENGLAMAFTVVMLAGVFQIIFGVLRLGRYVTLMPYTVISGFMSGIGIILIILQIAPFLGQASPKGGVIGTIQNLPQLLSNINPLETLLAVITVAILVFYPSKFKKYLPPQLLALIVGSLIAIFFFGGAEIRRIGQISVGLPSLQLPVFSAAQLRLMFVNGLVLGMLGCIDALLTSLVADSLTRTEHDSNKELIGQGMGNIVSGLFGGMAGAGATMGTVVNIQAGGRSALSGLSRAIILLAVVLGLGQFLSGVPLAVLAGIAFKVGLDIVDWGFLRRAHRISVKTTIIMYAVILLTVFVDLIVAVGVGVFVANILTIERLSNLRADSVKAVTYADEDIELNPEEKELLERAKGRVLLFKLSGPMIFGVAKAISRQHNLINNFRALILDLSDVPIIGVTSALALENAISEAIEKERQIFVVGATGQTERRLKKLRVVAEIPPENFSGDRTETLRRAVSYVDTQGVASQEPNTVDFPMSN, from the coding sequence ATGTCAATCACCAATCGAATTCACTTCAGAAATGTCAAAGGCGATCTGTTTGGCGGTGTTACCGCAGCAGTAATCGCCTTACCGATGGCTCTTACTTTTGGCGTTGCTTCTGGTGCGGGTGCTTCGGCAGGGCTTTGGGGAGCAATTTTGGTAGGCTTTTTTGCTGCCCTGTTTGGCGGCACTCCTACTTTAATATCCGAGCCTACAGGACCGATGACCGTAGTTTTGACCTCTGTAATTGCCAGTTTAACGGCTGCCAATCCAGAAAACGGTTTGGCGATGGCATTTACCGTAGTAATGCTGGCGGGAGTTTTCCAAATTATCTTTGGAGTATTGCGTTTGGGTCGATACGTTACCTTAATGCCCTATACGGTTATCTCTGGTTTCATGTCGGGAATTGGCATAATTCTAATTATTTTACAGATTGCACCCTTTTTAGGACAGGCTAGTCCTAAAGGTGGAGTAATTGGTACCATCCAAAACTTGCCTCAATTATTAAGCAACATCAATCCACTTGAAACCCTTCTGGCTGTTATAACCGTCGCAATTCTAGTTTTTTATCCTTCAAAATTTAAAAAATACTTGCCACCCCAACTACTAGCATTAATCGTCGGCAGTTTAATTGCCATATTTTTCTTCGGTGGTGCTGAAATTCGTCGTATTGGGCAAATTTCAGTCGGGCTACCCAGTTTGCAGCTTCCCGTCTTTAGTGCCGCTCAACTACGATTGATGTTTGTCAATGGTTTGGTTTTGGGGATGCTAGGCTGTATCGATGCGTTGCTGACTTCTCTAGTTGCCGATAGTTTGACCCGTACCGAACACGATTCTAACAAAGAACTAATCGGTCAAGGCATGGGTAATATAGTTTCTGGTTTATTTGGCGGCATGGCTGGTGCGGGTGCCACTATGGGTACGGTAGTTAATATTCAGGCAGGGGGAAGATCTGCTCTTTCAGGTTTGAGCCGAGCTATTATTTTGTTAGCCGTTGTCTTGGGACTGGGTCAATTCTTATCGGGTGTTCCTCTAGCAGTTTTAGCAGGTATTGCTTTCAAAGTCGGTCTTGATATTGTTGACTGGGGTTTTCTCAGACGCGCTCACCGCATTTCAGTCAAAACAACAATTATTATGTATGCAGTAATCCTGCTCACCGTCTTTGTTGACTTGATTGTCGCTGTAGGAGTTGGAGTTTTTGTCGCCAATATTCTAACTATCGAACGGCTTTCTAATCTAAGAGCAGACAGTGTCAAAGCTGTTACTTATGCCGATGAAGATATCGAACTCAACCCAGAAGAAAAAGAGTTATTAGAAAGAGCGAAAGGTCGAGTACTCTTATTCAAACTAAGCGGTCCAATGATTTTTGGAGTGGCAAAAGCTATTTCACGGCAACATAACTTAATTAATAATTTTCGAGCGTTAATTTTAGATTTAAGTGATGTTCCCATAATTGGCGTAACTTCTGCTTTAGCTTTAGAAAATGCCATTAGTGAAGCCATAGAAAAAGAGCGGCAAATATTTGTCGTCGGTGCTACGGGACAAACTGAAAGACGGTTGAAAAAATTAAGAGTGGTAGCAGAAATTCCTCCCGAAAATTTCTCAGGCGATCGCACCGAAACCCTCAGAAGAGCCGTATCTTATGTAGACACTCAGGGTGTTGCAAGTCAAGAGCCAAATACAGTTGATTTTCCTATGTCCAATTAA
- a CDS encoding alpha/beta hydrolase produces MIKIENIEYQQGKFLGAGAIKLYYQSWHPNSKTTAVVAIVHGLGGHSDTFDNLVELLCDRAIAVYAFDLRGHGRSEGQRGYINSWSEFREDLHAFLQLITTQELNLPLFLLGQSLGGAIALDYALHYPEQLKGLILLSPALKVRISPLKLLAGRIFSRFIPHFSLNTGIDLADGSRDPQVVAAAMRDPLRHTKGTARLATEFSQAVSWIEANAAQLQVPLLILHGGADRITPLEGSRWLFETVALADKELHEYPESYHELNKDLDYREVFTDIENWLKRL; encoded by the coding sequence ATGATAAAGATCGAAAATATCGAATACCAACAGGGAAAATTTTTAGGTGCGGGAGCAATAAAACTCTATTATCAAAGTTGGCATCCTAATAGTAAAACTACAGCAGTTGTAGCTATCGTTCATGGATTGGGAGGACACAGTGACACATTTGATAACTTGGTAGAACTTTTATGCGATCGCGCCATAGCCGTATATGCCTTCGATCTACGCGGACATGGACGCTCTGAGGGACAAAGGGGATATATTAATAGCTGGAGCGAGTTTCGTGAAGACCTGCACGCTTTTTTACAATTAATAACAACTCAAGAACTCAATCTGCCGTTATTTTTATTGGGACAAAGTTTGGGAGGTGCGATCGCTTTAGATTATGCTTTACACTATCCAGAGCAGTTAAAAGGATTAATACTCTTGTCTCCTGCTTTAAAAGTCCGTATTTCTCCGCTTAAACTGCTGGCGGGACGCATTTTTTCACGATTCATCCCTCATTTTAGTTTGAATACGGGAATAGATTTAGCTGATGGCTCCCGCGATCCTCAAGTAGTGGCGGCTGCTATGAGAGATCCCTTGCGTCATACTAAAGGAACTGCTAGATTGGCTACGGAATTTTCACAAGCTGTTAGCTGGATCGAAGCTAATGCCGCACAGCTACAAGTTCCCCTATTGATTCTTCATGGTGGTGCCGATCGCATTACGCCGCTTGAAGGTAGTCGTTGGTTATTTGAGACAGTAGCTTTAGCCGATAAAGAATTACACGAGTATCCCGAAAGCTATCACGAACTCAACAAAGACCTAGACTATCGAGAAGTTTTTACCGACATCGAAAATTGGCTAAAAAGATTGTAG
- a CDS encoding peptide ligase PGM1-related protein has protein sequence MGDRFEKLQDRLRDWTKADLPGEIWHSVDLFDQDDYDILVVPSFSVDQQVGEKIEGFLHYEERLLFSLIRLRNPHTRVIYVTALPLCPIVIDYYLQLLPGIPFSHARERLLPISLYDGSLKPLSKKILERPRLVDKIRRALRPNKAYMVCYNCTELERKLSLELDIPLLAASPDLLHWGSKSGSREIFAECNIPFPDGSFTVTSTEELLEELYELWLRQPDLKRIVVKLNEGFSGEGNALLDLRPILDYAPDKCERVETINALDKQLQNLSCQAEGETWESFSKRIPKLGAIVEAFIEGEVKRSPSVQGYIRPTKEVEILSTHDQILGGADGQVYMGCHFPADAAYRLKLQDLGLKVGEALAARGAMERYSVDFITVQHPETNEWDIQAIEINLRKGGTTHPFMTLKLLTNGNFDYDTGLFLSQQDQEKHYIATDNLQKEQYRGLLPNDLMDIIAEKRLHFDSSSRTGSVFHLMGALSEFGKLGLTSIGNSMEEAEEIYERVEAVLDEETKNYGDRASSLPLNWDKA, from the coding sequence ATGGGCGACCGCTTTGAGAAACTACAAGATCGCTTACGAGACTGGACTAAAGCCGATCTTCCTGGGGAAATTTGGCATAGTGTAGATCTTTTTGACCAGGATGATTATGATATTTTAGTCGTTCCTTCTTTTAGTGTCGATCAGCAAGTAGGAGAAAAAATCGAAGGATTTCTTCACTACGAAGAAAGATTGTTGTTTTCGTTAATTCGGCTGCGTAACCCCCACACCAGAGTAATTTACGTTACGGCTTTACCTCTATGTCCGATTGTTATCGATTATTACTTGCAGCTATTGCCAGGTATACCATTTTCTCACGCTCGCGAGCGCCTATTGCCTATTAGCCTCTACGATGGTTCTTTAAAACCCTTAAGCAAAAAAATTTTAGAACGTCCGCGTTTGGTAGACAAAATTCGCCGTGCGCTTCGTCCCAATAAAGCTTATATGGTTTGTTACAACTGTACCGAGCTAGAACGAAAACTATCTTTAGAATTAGATATTCCCCTATTGGCAGCATCTCCCGACTTACTGCACTGGGGTTCTAAAAGCGGCAGTCGCGAAATTTTTGCCGAATGTAATATTCCTTTTCCAGACGGTAGCTTTACCGTAACCAGTACCGAAGAATTGTTAGAGGAGTTATATGAGTTATGGTTGAGACAGCCCGATCTCAAAAGAATTGTCGTCAAGCTCAATGAAGGCTTTTCAGGAGAGGGGAACGCTTTACTCGATCTCAGACCAATTTTAGATTATGCTCCCGATAAATGCGAGCGCGTCGAGACTATTAACGCTTTAGACAAGCAGTTACAAAATCTTAGCTGTCAGGCGGAAGGAGAAACCTGGGAGAGTTTTTCAAAACGCATTCCCAAGTTAGGGGCAATTGTCGAAGCCTTTATCGAAGGAGAAGTAAAGCGATCGCCTAGCGTTCAAGGCTACATCAGACCGACCAAAGAAGTAGAAATTTTATCTACTCACGATCAAATTTTAGGCGGAGCCGACGGTCAAGTCTATATGGGCTGTCATTTTCCTGCCGATGCGGCATATCGTCTTAAATTACAGGATTTGGGGCTTAAAGTAGGAGAAGCTCTAGCAGCAAGAGGAGCGATGGAACGTTATAGCGTCGATTTTATTACGGTACAGCATCCCGAAACTAATGAATGGGATATTCAGGCGATCGAAATTAATTTGCGTAAAGGTGGTACGACTCATCCGTTTATGACTCTCAAGTTATTAACCAACGGCAATTTCGATTACGATACGGGTTTATTTCTCAGCCAACAAGACCAGGAAAAACACTACATTGCTACAGATAATCTACAAAAAGAGCAATATCGCGGTTTGCTACCTAACGATCTGATGGATATTATTGCCGAAAAACGCCTGCATTTTGACAGCAGTAGCCGAACGGGTAGCGTATTTCACCTTATGGGTGCATTATCAGAATTTGGCAAGTTAGGCTTAACCAGCATTGGCAATTCTATGGAAGAAGCCGAGGAAATATACGAGCGAGTAGAAGCAGTTTTAGATGAAGAAACTAAAAACTATGGCGATCGCGCCTCTAGTTTACCTCTCAACTGGGATAAAGCATAA
- a CDS encoding 3-hydroxyacyl-CoA dehydrogenase/enoyl-CoA hydratase family protein, translated as MFKPFRTAAVLGAGVMGSQIAAHLANAGLTVHLLDIPAAEDNKNAIVEAAWKKALKHKPPILYTEKTARRITLGNFDEHLDRLADVDWVIEAVVENLAIKQQLMARIEGVISHEAIVSTNTSGLPVNEIARGLPESFRQRFLGTHFFNPPRYLKLLELIPTEDTDTEVLLRLEWFARLHLGKGVVVAKDTPNFIANRIGIYATMLGIKAFIDEGYTIEEIDTLTGTLIGRPKSGTFRTADLVGLDTLVYVAKNLYPAIPDDESREVFRVPALLNKLVETGSLGAKAGQGFYKKERGQILSLNPQTFAYEPAKPLDLGDLKSLPKLELSERLQALYRDKGRAGKFFRKLMLSILSYSSARIPEITDSLAEIDRAMRWGFGWQLGPFEIWDVLGFKTVINDMQTADIPLADWIKTMIQQHQVAGFYRQDKVYTPNSGYVTLNLPHDELDLNAIKSQSKNVLWQNDEAALLDLGEGVVLYEFRSKGNTLSFKVMEGLAEVLDLLETSDYRGMVIGNSNDNFCGGANLVEIDKLAQSGQLERVADLVRQFQTTLQRIHYFPKPIVAAVRGLALGGGCELVMACPQVVAAAESYIGLVELSVGLIPGAGGIMRLATWAASRAAQETASQIQPFLLRTFETVGMATVANSAYEAQELGFLSPTAKIVINSDRRLYVAKQEVIHLDLEGYVPIPYRDSIMVLGEPGRAALEHGAYVFQQGGYISEYDRFLAQRLAYVLTGGELSAPSLVSEDYLLQLERETFVPLLKEAKTQKRIAHLLKTKKPLRN; from the coding sequence ATGTTTAAACCGTTCCGAACCGCTGCTGTTTTAGGTGCGGGAGTCATGGGTTCGCAGATTGCGGCTCACCTGGCTAATGCTGGCTTGACGGTTCATTTACTAGATATACCTGCCGCAGAAGACAATAAAAATGCGATCGTCGAAGCTGCCTGGAAAAAAGCACTAAAGCACAAGCCCCCAATCTTATACACAGAAAAAACTGCCCGTCGCATAACTTTGGGAAATTTTGACGAACATCTCGATCGCCTGGCAGATGTAGACTGGGTAATTGAAGCAGTGGTAGAAAACTTGGCAATCAAACAGCAGTTGATGGCAAGAATTGAAGGCGTTATCAGTCATGAGGCGATCGTTTCTACCAATACCAGTGGTTTGCCCGTCAATGAAATCGCTCGCGGCTTGCCTGAATCTTTTCGCCAGCGTTTTTTAGGCACGCATTTTTTTAATCCCCCACGCTATCTCAAATTACTAGAGCTAATTCCCACAGAAGATACGGACACCGAAGTTTTACTCAGACTGGAATGGTTTGCCCGTCTGCATCTCGGTAAAGGTGTAGTTGTGGCTAAAGACACTCCCAATTTTATTGCTAACCGCATTGGTATTTACGCCACCATGCTAGGGATAAAAGCCTTTATCGATGAAGGATACACTATTGAAGAAATCGATACTCTAACGGGAACTCTGATAGGAAGACCAAAATCGGGAACTTTTAGAACTGCCGACCTAGTAGGATTAGATACTTTAGTTTACGTAGCAAAAAATCTCTATCCTGCTATTCCCGATGATGAAAGTCGCGAAGTTTTTCGCGTACCTGCGCTACTAAACAAACTGGTAGAAACAGGGTCGTTAGGAGCGAAAGCAGGGCAGGGTTTCTATAAAAAAGAACGGGGACAAATTCTGTCTCTAAATCCCCAAACCTTTGCTTATGAGCCAGCTAAACCTCTAGATTTAGGCGATTTGAAATCTTTGCCAAAACTAGAATTATCAGAACGCTTGCAAGCTTTATATCGGGATAAAGGACGGGCTGGTAAGTTCTTCCGCAAGCTGATGCTGTCGATACTAAGCTACAGTTCGGCTCGTATTCCTGAAATTACCGACAGTCTCGCAGAGATCGATCGCGCCATGCGCTGGGGATTTGGTTGGCAACTAGGTCCTTTTGAAATCTGGGATGTTTTGGGTTTCAAAACCGTTATTAACGATATGCAGACAGCCGATATTCCCCTGGCAGATTGGATAAAAACGATGATTCAACAGCATCAGGTAGCGGGATTTTACCGACAAGACAAAGTTTACACTCCCAATAGCGGATATGTGACTTTAAACCTTCCTCACGACGAACTCGACCTCAATGCCATTAAATCTCAATCTAAAAATGTTCTCTGGCAAAACGACGAAGCTGCCCTATTAGATCTTGGGGAGGGAGTAGTTTTATACGAATTTCGCTCCAAAGGCAACACCCTCAGCTTTAAAGTCATGGAGGGGCTAGCAGAAGTTTTAGATCTGCTCGAAACCAGTGACTATCGAGGCATGGTTATTGGCAATAGCAACGATAACTTCTGTGGTGGCGCAAATCTGGTAGAAATTGACAAGCTGGCTCAGTCTGGACAACTAGAGCGAGTAGCCGATTTGGTACGACAATTTCAAACTACTTTACAGAGAATTCACTACTTTCCCAAACCTATCGTAGCTGCCGTTAGAGGATTAGCTCTCGGTGGCGGTTGTGAATTAGTTATGGCTTGCCCCCAAGTTGTTGCCGCAGCCGAAAGTTACATCGGACTAGTAGAACTAAGCGTTGGCTTGATTCCTGGGGCTGGTGGCATTATGCGGTTGGCAACCTGGGCAGCATCGAGAGCGGCTCAAGAAACCGCATCGCAGATTCAACCGTTCTTGCTACGAACCTTTGAAACTGTGGGTATGGCAACAGTTGCCAACAGTGCTTATGAAGCTCAAGAACTAGGTTTCTTGTCTCCCACTGCCAAGATTGTCATCAATAGCGATCGCCGTTTATACGTCGCCAAGCAAGAAGTTATCCATCTCGATTTAGAAGGCTATGTACCCATACCCTATCGCGACTCAATTATGGTTTTGGGTGAACCAGGCAGGGCAGCACTAGAACATGGTGCCTATGTTTTCCAGCAGGGAGGCTATATCTCCGAATACGATCGCTTTCTGGCTCAACGTTTGGCATACGTACTAACAGGTGGTGAACTGTCCGCACCTTCTCTAGTCAGTGAAGATTACTTACTACAGCTAGAACGAGAAACCTTTGTACCGCTACTCAAAGAAGCAAAAACCCAAAAGCGGATCGCACATTTATTGAAAACCAAGAAACCCTTAAGGAATTAA
- a CDS encoding acetyl-CoA C-acyltransferase — translation MKEAYIVSSVRTAIGKAPRGALRNVRPDDLGATAVRGAIARVEKLDPAQIDDVIIGCAFPEGEQGFNLGRIVAQRAGLPDAVPGCTVNRFCASGLQTIAMASQAIMTGQADVIVAGGAESMSLMPMGGNYLSPNPELIDSSPDTYITMGLTAENVAREFHISREDQDRFALRSHHRALTAIKTGRFSEEIVPVSLKESFYANGKLQKSERVFEVDEGPRSDTSMEALAKLKPVFHDKGTVTAGNSSQMSDGAAAAVVMSIKMINKLKIKPMGRLLGYAVAGVAPEIMGIGPVAAVPKVLKQVGLTLNDIGLIELNEAFAAQSLAVIRKLGLNEDIINVNGGAIALGHPLGCTGAKLTATLLHEMQRRGIRYGMITMCVGGGMGAAGVFENLL, via the coding sequence ATGAAAGAAGCATATATAGTCAGTAGCGTTAGAACTGCTATTGGTAAAGCACCCAGAGGAGCTTTGCGTAATGTACGTCCCGACGATTTGGGAGCAACTGCGGTCAGAGGCGCGATCGCTCGTGTAGAAAAATTAGACCCCGCACAAATCGATGATGTAATCATAGGCTGTGCTTTTCCTGAAGGAGAACAGGGATTTAACCTGGGTCGAATTGTCGCTCAGAGGGCGGGATTACCCGATGCCGTTCCTGGCTGTACGGTCAATCGTTTTTGTGCGTCGGGACTGCAAACTATAGCTATGGCATCTCAAGCAATTATGACGGGACAGGCAGATGTTATCGTTGCTGGTGGCGCAGAATCGATGAGTTTGATGCCAATGGGCGGTAATTATCTCTCTCCCAACCCAGAACTGATCGATAGTTCTCCAGATACTTATATCACAATGGGACTTACAGCCGAAAATGTCGCTAGAGAGTTTCATATTTCCAGAGAAGACCAGGATCGCTTTGCTTTGCGATCGCACCATCGGGCTTTAACTGCCATTAAAACGGGTCGCTTTAGCGAAGAAATAGTTCCCGTATCTTTAAAAGAAAGTTTTTATGCCAATGGCAAATTGCAAAAGAGCGAACGGGTATTTGAGGTAGACGAAGGACCACGCAGCGATACCAGTATGGAAGCTCTAGCCAAACTAAAACCAGTGTTTCATGACAAAGGTACGGTGACGGCAGGTAACTCCTCTCAAATGTCGGATGGGGCAGCCGCTGCCGTAGTAATGAGCATAAAAATGATAAACAAACTCAAAATCAAGCCGATGGGTAGACTATTGGGTTATGCAGTAGCGGGGGTAGCACCTGAAATCATGGGTATCGGTCCCGTCGCTGCCGTACCCAAAGTCCTCAAACAGGTAGGCTTGACTTTAAACGACATTGGGCTAATCGAACTCAACGAAGCCTTTGCCGCACAGTCTCTAGCGGTAATACGCAAGCTAGGACTAAATGAAGACATTATCAACGTCAACGGCGGCGCGATCGCTTTAGGACATCCTTTGGGCTGTACGGGAGCAAAATTGACCGCTACCTTGCTTCACGAAATGCAGCGACGGGGAATCCGCTACGGCATGATAACCATGTGCGTCGGAGGCGGTATGGGTGCTGCGGGGGTGTTTGAGAATCTTTTATGA
- a CDS encoding acyl-CoA dehydrogenase translates to MINLPETIFGVYVFLFLLALVIFGYIGVPLWLWSLYVAVVLGLFQAPLWAWIVFGVVALIFNLPQLRQKLITAYVVRSIKALKLLPKISDTEREAIEAGNVWIDGEFFSGKPNFKRLLNEPYPLIPSRLNKKVGKVDAGVRRRGDTEKHNNSELQIPNSELSKIRSFLDNQVETVCQMATDWEIHSRKDLPPEVWDYLKQERFFGMMIPTEYGGLGFSNLAYSAVMNKLASRSFTHTATVGVTNSLGPAKLLLRYGTQAQKDYYLPRLATGEEIPCFALTEPNAGSDAGSIVSNGLVFKGDDGKLYLRLNWEKRYITLATIATLMGLAFRLSDPDNLLGKGKDLGITCALIPTNTPGVTIDRRHDPMGVPFYNSPTFGRDVVVSVDQIIGGVAQAGRGWKMLMQTLAAGRGVSFPATCTGIAKLVTRVTGAYARVRRQFGLNIGRFEGIEEPLARIGGLTYLMDAARLYTVGAVDNGEQPAVISAIAKYNFTELSRQIINDGMDILGGAGICRGPRNLLANIYSATPIPITVEGANILTRTMIIFGQGAIRSHPYVYREIEALHKSDVRAFDRVFWHHLGSIISNFCRTILLSLSRGYLAGSPVSGATAKYYRKLAWASATFACFTDLALIRYGGNLKRQEKLTGRFADVLSWMYLATATLRRYEAEARKYEDLPLVHWSVQYAFARIQQGFEGILSNMSVPLLGIVAAWWRFNPIGSLPSDKLGGEVARIMQTPGRQRDNLTADIYIPTNTEEALGRLESAFNLMVKSEFVLKKIKNASKLGKLPSGKPEALIRDALETGLITLDEVELLTQAETARNDAIQVDSFTLEEYQGDSIVEISQPTETKTTANQLHLLEK, encoded by the coding sequence ATGATAAATCTTCCTGAAACGATATTTGGAGTTTATGTTTTTCTATTTTTGTTGGCTCTCGTCATCTTTGGTTATATCGGCGTTCCTCTCTGGCTGTGGTCGCTGTATGTTGCTGTTGTTTTAGGGCTGTTCCAAGCGCCGCTTTGGGCATGGATTGTCTTTGGTGTTGTGGCGTTAATTTTTAATCTGCCACAGCTACGACAAAAATTAATTACAGCGTATGTCGTTAGATCGATTAAAGCCTTAAAGCTACTACCTAAAATTTCCGACACCGAACGCGAAGCAATAGAAGCAGGAAACGTCTGGATAGATGGCGAATTTTTCTCTGGCAAACCCAACTTTAAACGCCTTCTTAATGAACCCTATCCCTTAATACCTAGTAGGTTAAATAAAAAAGTTGGTAAGGTAGACGCGGGGGTGCGGAGACGCGGGGATACAGAGAAACATAATAACTCCGAACTACAAATTCCGAATTCCGAACTCTCAAAAATCCGTTCCTTTCTCGACAACCAGGTAGAAACAGTCTGTCAGATGGCGACTGATTGGGAAATTCATTCGCGTAAGGATTTACCCCCTGAAGTCTGGGACTATCTCAAACAAGAGCGGTTCTTTGGCATGATGATTCCGACTGAATACGGCGGCTTGGGATTTTCTAACCTGGCTTATAGTGCAGTAATGAATAAGTTGGCATCGCGTTCTTTTACCCATACTGCCACAGTTGGCGTTACTAATTCTTTAGGACCTGCTAAATTGTTATTACGCTACGGAACCCAGGCACAAAAAGACTATTACTTACCCCGACTGGCAACTGGTGAAGAAATTCCCTGCTTTGCTCTAACAGAACCTAATGCTGGTTCGGATGCGGGTAGTATTGTTTCTAACGGACTAGTATTCAAAGGCGATGACGGCAAGCTATATTTGCGCCTGAATTGGGAAAAACGCTATATAACCCTAGCGACGATCGCAACTTTGATGGGACTAGCTTTCAGACTAAGCGATCCAGATAACTTGTTAGGTAAAGGAAAAGATCTCGGCATTACCTGCGCCTTAATTCCTACTAATACTCCTGGGGTAACTATCGATCGCCGTCACGATCCGATGGGCGTACCTTTTTACAATTCTCCTACATTCGGACGGGATGTAGTCGTCTCTGTAGACCAAATTATCGGTGGTGTGGCACAAGCGGGACGGGGTTGGAAAATGCTGATGCAGACATTAGCTGCGGGAAGGGGAGTTAGTTTTCCCGCCACCTGTACTGGTATCGCCAAACTAGTTACCAGGGTTACGGGAGCTTATGCCAGAGTTAGAAGACAGTTTGGACTAAATATTGGGCGTTTTGAGGGTATTGAAGAACCTCTAGCGCGTATTGGCGGATTGACCTACCTGATGGATGCGGCAAGGCTGTATACGGTTGGTGCGGTAGACAACGGAGAACAACCAGCGGTTATTTCGGCGATCGCTAAGTATAACTTTACCGAACTTTCCCGTCAGATTATTAACGACGGTATGGATATTCTGGGCGGTGCAGGGATTTGTCGGGGACCCAGAAACTTGCTGGCTAATATCTATTCGGCTACACCGATTCCCATCACCGTTGAAGGTGCTAATATTCTGACGCGCACTATGATTATCTTCGGACAGGGGGCAATTCGTTCTCATCCCTATGTCTATCGAGAAATTGAGGCGTTGCATAAATCCGATGTTAGAGCTTTCGATCGCGTTTTTTGGCATCATCTCGGTTCGATAATCAGCAATTTTTGCCGTACCATCTTACTCAGTCTGTCTCGCGGTTATCTAGCTGGTTCGCCCGTATCTGGTGCGACTGCCAAGTATTATCGTAAGTTGGCTTGGGCATCAGCTACTTTCGCTTGCTTTACCGATTTAGCTTTAATTAGATATGGCGGCAACCTCAAACGTCAGGAAAAACTTACTGGCAGATTTGCCGATGTTTTATCTTGGATGTATTTGGCTACTGCAACTTTACGCCGCTATGAAGCCGAAGCCAGAAAGTATGAAGATTTACCTTTAGTTCATTGGTCGGTGCAGTATGCTTTTGCCCGAATCCAACAGGGATTTGAAGGTATTCTTAGCAATATGTCAGTACCACTATTGGGAATAGTAGCAGCGTGGTGGCGATTCAATCCCATTGGTAGCTTACCGTCAGATAAACTAGGTGGTGAAGTGGCTCGCATTATGCAGACTCCAGGCAGACAAAGAGATAATCTCACCGCAGATATTTATATTCCCACCAATACTGAAGAAGCTTTAGGACGCTTAGAATCCGCTTTCAACTTAATGGTTAAATCCGAATTTGTTCTCAAAAAAATTAAAAATGCTAGTAAGTTAGGCAAATTACCTTCAGGAAAACCCGAAGCTTTAATTCGTGATGCTTTAGAAACGGGACTTATTACTCTAGATGAAGTCGAACTATTAACTCAAGCAGAAACCGCACGTAATGATGCGATACAAGTAGATTCATTTACTCTAGAAGAATATCAAGGAGATTCGATAGTAGAAATTTCTCAACCCACCGAAACGAAAACTACGGCAAATCAACTACACTTGCTAGAGAAATAA